The Caldisericota bacterium DNA segment TTGCAAGAGCACAAGGAGCAGCAGTAAATCCACCTAAAGAAAATCTATGTACGCCTCCTATAAGGCCTGCAATAAGGCCAACAAATGGCCCTCCGAAAAGGCCTCCACTTATAGCACCTATATCTCTTATATTCGCTATTGCGCCATTTACATCAGTCCCAAGATAAGTCCCTAAAATAGAAACACCGCCAAAGAAAACACCCAATATAATTTGCTTTCGCAAAGAATCTTCCAGATTGAATAGAACTCTTATAACGGGCGTCTGGGTAAGAATGAACCCAACTGTTACAATTACTGAAAGCCCTACTGTAAGAGATATATAAATACCAAATACCCCTAATTTGGAGAGGTAATAAATATTTGCCACGGAATTTTAAAACCTCCTTATAACAATTTTTTATTTTTCAGTATAATTATACTATGCTAGATAAAAAATTAGAAATTAACAAAACGGTTATCAACAAATTTACATTTGGGCCACTTGAAACAAATTGTTACGTAGTAAAAAGCAACAATGATATTATTGTGATAGACCCGAGTCCCTTAAAAGAAGGAGAAAAAAACGAGCTCGTAGATTTCATAAAGTCCCTTAGTGGAAAGCTTTGTTTTATTATCGACACGCACGGGCACTTTGACCACATCGGTGGAAACAATATTTTAAAAAAATCTTTTCCTGACGCAAAGATATTAATACATAAAGAGGACAGGGAAAAACTTACCTCTTCCAAAAAAAATGGTTCAAAGCAATTTGGTTTGAATATTACTTCGCCTGATTGCGATAGAGAAGTAAAAGACAAAAAAACAATTAATTTTGGTGATTGTTCTCTTACGATAGAACATACCCCGGGACATACCAAAGGAAGTATCTCACTTGTAGAAAATGGATTTATATTCACAGGAGATACGCTATTCGCAGGAACAGTAGGTATAGCAAGAGAATATAAAAATGCTTTTAATGAAATGATTAATTCAATTAAAGAAAAAATTTTGATACTCCCTGATGATTTTATTATTCTCCCCGGGCATACGGAAAACAGTACAATTAGAGAAGAAAAAATGTTTAATCCGTTCTTGCAATAATTGCTTATAAATTATACATTTAATCACAATACACCTAAATTTTTAACAAAATAGTTAAAAGTGTTATTTCTCTAACGGGCGATTTTTAGACTGATAATAACGGGTAAGCCACATGCTGAGGCCGTCAAGCCCGGGAAACAGTACTCTTTCTTGAACATTTGACTGATCAAGCTTATCCCTTATTTCCCATTTTATTTCTTTAGGTATGATTATTTTTTTATAAATCTCCGGATGTTTGTTAATTACATCTCTCATACGTAATTTTGCAGAAGCGGTAATTGAATGCAGCGCAAACTGGTTAATAATACGCTGGTCCATTGACGGAGGTTCAAAAAACAAAGCAAAACTCTTATCAGCTTTTAATAAATCTCCTATTGCAGGATAGATTTTCTGAAGCATCTCCGTAGTAAAAATGTCTGCATTTTCTTCTTTGAGTAGTTTTTTGAATCGGGCTGGAAGTAATTCATGCATCTTTATATAATCAACACACCAAATTATGCCATCTCTATTATACTTATCAATCTCCTGAGTTGCAAAATGCATTGCAACAAGCGGTGAATATGTCCAATCTAAAAGACGCGTGGGAAGACCATGATGCCTTGCAACAGAAAACCATGTCAAAATAGAATGTTTAGAAGAATCTATCCCGCTATATTTGATAAAATTCTTTATAAGATGGGCCTCTAACTGCCAATATCTCCCGCCTAATCTCATAAGCACTGTATCTAAAGCATACTCTTTGTCTGAAAGACCCCTATACACATAATCCGACCGAAAACGCCCGATACTCTTAAGCGTCCTTGATTGGTTGTATAAAACTTCCATAGCCTCCTGCCAGGAGTGTATCACATATTCATTCATATAATTATATTATAAAAACTTTGTTAAATTGCAACAAAATAGTAATAGTCCTTTGAGAGCTAAAAAATCGGTCATTAAGCTTATTTTGTTTTGATGAGTTAGTGTAAAAAGTCAATCCCGTTTAAGCCACGTTATGTATGGCAATTTGCCTTTTTTCCCAGTGCCAATTTCTTTTTTCTTGTTTTTTCCTTTTTTGGAACTACTTGCTACACGAAGACGTATAATTTTTCTTTTATTCATTTCTGAAAGCTTTGCATCTAAATCTTTATTTGTAAATAAAAATCCCATTTTTTTTAATTCCTTTTTTAAGATAGATACCGGGACAAAATCATCCATACCTTCATTCATATTGACATTGTCATATGCAATAAGCATATCTTTCTCTGTAGGAAAACTGCTAGATCTCGCCATTCGCATATTAAGAAACACTTCATCTATGTATTCAAAAACCCTGTCTACTTTTTCATTCAAATCTACAATACCCTGATAAATCTTCTTCGTGATCTTTTCTAATTCGTCCCGTGTCATATAATCGGATGCTCTTCTATTCTTTGTGATGCCAGAAATAATAAATTTGCCGCTACTATTTTTCTCAACTTTCCCCTCGTTTAGAAGATCTTCCAAAAATTGTTTTGTCAAAATATAATTTGCATTTCTCGTACTCTTTGTTTCAGCAAGTGTAAAAACACTCACGCCATTCTTGCCTGCCTTTTTAATCATCTTCAAAATCCCTTCTTTGCTTTTCATAAATACCTCCTTATACAAGCTTTATTTTAAAAACATCTCTAAGCTGCTTTTTCATATACTCTTCATCTTCTTTTGTAAGCCCTGCTACGCATTTAATTGGGACAACAATTTTATATCCGCGCATCACTCCATCCGCTACCGTATAATGAACACATATATTCATCGCTACCCCCGTAACATAAAGAGTATCTACTTCAAGTATTTTTAATAAAGTATGAAGAGTAGTGCCATAAAAACCTGAATAACTCTTCTTTTTAATCACATAATCATCAGCGTCAGGCTTTAGTTCACCAACAATTTCCGCACCTTTTGTGCCTTCAACACAATGAGGAGGCCACAATTCAAATTCCGGATCATTTTCTAAATGTGAATCACAAATATATATGACAGGAAAACCATTTTTCTCAAACTCCATACGTAAATCATTAATGAAGGGAACAATTTCTTTTGCGCCTTCTACCTTGAGCTCCCCTCCATCCTCCACAAAATCATTCAGCATATCCACGATAAGAAGTGTTTTTTTCATACTTTCATCCTCTAATACTTTTTTTCTCTTCAAATATTATAGTGCATTTTTTATTTTATGAATAGCAAAAATAAAGAATGCCCACAAAATCGATTTCGTTTCTATCAAAAGCAAACAAAGATGTATTTAACTATTTCCTGCTTTGTTTTTATAAATACACTACTTTTGTTGCAATTCTATCTACAAAATGCTTGTCATGTTCGACAAACAATAAAGTAGGTTTGTATTGTAAAATAACATCTTCCAACTGCTCTCTGGTAATTAAATCGATGTAATTCAAAGGTTCATCCCACAAAAGTAAATCAGAAGCTGTTAAAAACGAACGACATAAATCTACTTTTTTTCTCTCGCCTTCACTAAATGTTTCAAGTGGTCTGCCAAATACTTCGCCCGATACACCAAGACTTCCCAAAATATTGCGGAACCTCGTTTCATCTATGTCACATTTAATTAAATGCTCTCGCAACATCCCATTATTCCATAGTGGATTTTGATAAGCTCTTGTAATTATTAAACGCTCGGGTTTATAGATTTTCCCTCGCTGAATTTTAACTCCATCTGAAACAGTATTTAACAAAGTCGTCTTACCACTCCCATTTTTACCAACAATAGCAATCCTATCTTCTCTTCCCATCACAAGCGAAAAATCTTTAATAATTGTTTTGCCCTTTATGCTGACAAAAATATGATCTAATCTTAAAATGTTTTGAGGCAAATCAGCGCTGACATCTAATTTTAATCTTCTTTCTTTATCAAAATCATTAAGAAGGTATTTTCTTTCCTCAATCTTCGATTCTGTTCTCTTTTCTATATTTAGTGCTCGTTTCATGGATTTTGCCGCTCTATGCCCAACAAAACCTTTATCAGCCCTTTCTTTTTGGTCAGTCTTTATTTTTTTGTCCGATTCTCTATTATTTGCCCAGTTTCTCCTCTTTGTCGCGGCAATTTTTAAAGATTTTATTTCTTTTTGTAAATTCTTCCTTTTACGTTTTTCAAACTCTTTTCTAATATCTCTATTATGTTTCCAGGAGGAAAAATTACCTTTTTCAATATAAACATTTTTTTTATTAATAAATAAAATATGGTCTACGCATATATCTAAAAGATATCTATCGTGTGAAACTAGAATAAACCCGCTCTTTTGAATAAGGTACTCGCCCAATAATTTCCTTCCTTCTAAATCAAGGTGGTTTGTCGGTTCATCAATCAATAAAAAATATCCTCTTTTCAAAAACAATGAGACAATTAATACACGCGTTCTTTCTCCCGCACTCAGAGTGTTAAAACCACGCTTTAACAATTCTGAACTCATTTTCATCATATACATCTCTTTTTCAATTAGTGCATCAATTTCGTATCCACCTGCATCTTGGTATTTTTCCAGTATTTCCCCATATCTTTCTAAATTACTTGCATTACTATTGTTCAACAGTTGCCTCATTTGTTCTTCCCATTGATAAAATGGAGCTATACTATCTTTTATTACATCTAATGTGGTTTTTAAGATTGTTTTAGGTTCATAAGGAAAATACTCAGTTTTCATCGATACATTAATTTTCCCTTTTGTTGGAACAATTTTCCCCATTATCAAATTAAGAAGCGTAGTTTTGCCTTCCCCGTTTCTCCCAACAATACCTGTTTTCCACACAGTATCTATTGATATAGACAAATTATTAAAGACTGGTATAGATGATGAATCATACTGAAAATACACTCTATTAAATTGAATTAATGACATAAATATTCCTTCTCCTTATAATATACTAATCATTCAAGATTATCCTTGCATATTGCCAGTTTAAATACTGTTTGCGTCCATCTTCAACGTTTTATTAAAAAATTTGACCTTACTCTTCGCTCTCTTTTCGCATTTTATTTTTTATTATCTTGTTGTCAAGCAAATATTTTTAAGTACTTTTCATAGCGCGGACAAAAGCTGTAAACAATGGATGGGGTGAGAGT contains these protein-coding regions:
- a CDS encoding MBL fold metallo-hydrolase; this translates as MLDKKLEINKTVINKFTFGPLETNCYVVKSNNDIIVIDPSPLKEGEKNELVDFIKSLSGKLCFIIDTHGHFDHIGGNNILKKSFPDAKILIHKEDREKLTSSKKNGSKQFGLNITSPDCDREVKDKKTINFGDCSLTIEHTPGHTKGSISLVENGFIFTGDTLFAGTVGIAREYKNAFNEMINSIKEKILILPDDFIILPGHTENSTIREEKMFNPFLQ
- a CDS encoding FRG domain-containing protein, encoding MEVLYNQSRTLKSIGRFRSDYVYRGLSDKEYALDTVLMRLGGRYWQLEAHLIKNFIKYSGIDSSKHSILTWFSVARHHGLPTRLLDWTYSPLVAMHFATQEIDKYNRDGIIWCVDYIKMHELLPARFKKLLKEENADIFTTEMLQKIYPAIGDLLKADKSFALFFEPPSMDQRIINQFALHSITASAKLRMRDVINKHPEIYKKIIIPKEIKWEIRDKLDQSNVQERVLFPGLDGLSMWLTRYYQSKNRPLEK
- a CDS encoding isochorismatase family cysteine hydrolase — protein: MKKTLLIVDMLNDFVEDGGELKVEGAKEIVPFINDLRMEFEKNGFPVIYICDSHLENDPEFELWPPHCVEGTKGAEIVGELKPDADDYVIKKKSYSGFYGTTLHTLLKILEVDTLYVTGVAMNICVHYTVADGVMRGYKIVVPIKCVAGLTKEDEEYMKKQLRDVFKIKLV
- a CDS encoding ABC-F family ATP-binding cassette domain-containing protein, producing the protein MSLIQFNRVYFQYDSSSIPVFNNLSISIDTVWKTGIVGRNGEGKTTLLNLIMGKIVPTKGKINVSMKTEYFPYEPKTILKTTLDVIKDSIAPFYQWEEQMRQLLNNSNASNLERYGEILEKYQDAGGYEIDALIEKEMYMMKMSSELLKRGFNTLSAGERTRVLIVSLFLKRGYFLLIDEPTNHLDLEGRKLLGEYLIQKSGFILVSHDRYLLDICVDHILFINKKNVYIEKGNFSSWKHNRDIRKEFEKRKRKNLQKEIKSLKIAATKRRNWANNRESDKKIKTDQKERADKGFVGHRAAKSMKRALNIEKRTESKIEERKYLLNDFDKERRLKLDVSADLPQNILRLDHIFVSIKGKTIIKDFSLVMGREDRIAIVGKNGSGKTTLLNTVSDGVKIQRGKIYKPERLIITRAYQNPLWNNGMLREHLIKCDIDETRFRNILGSLGVSGEVFGRPLETFSEGERKKVDLCRSFLTASDLLLWDEPLNYIDLITREQLEDVILQYKPTLLFVEHDKHFVDRIATKVVYL